The nucleotide sequence GGGACATGAACAACCGGGTGCGGGGGTGACCGCGGAGTAATGGGCCCTGGGTGCGGGTTCGCCAACATCAATGCAGCGGGCATGGACGACTGGAGAAGGGCGCTTGAGTCCCGGCGGTGGGGTGTCACGCTGCGCGCATGCTGGCAGTTTTCTCCTCCGCCGGCCGGCTTTTCCCGGCGGCATGAACCCCACCCCTGCGTTCCGCCGGGCCTTCCGGGGCCGTCGCGTCGTCATCACCGGGGGCCTGGGCTTCATCGGGTCCAACCTGGCGGCGCGCCTGGTCGGCCTGGGGGCCAAGGTCACGCTCATCGACAGCCTGATCCCGGAGTATGGCGGCAACCTGCGCAACATCGCCGCGATCCGCCGGCAGGTGACGGTCAACATCTCCGACGTGCGCAACAACCATGCGTTGCCGCACCTGCTCCGCGGGCAGGATTTTCTGTTCAATCTCGCGGGGCAGACCAGCCACCTGGACTCGATGACGGAGCCGGACACCGACTTGGAGATCAACTGCCGGGCGCAGCTCGCGCTGCTGGAGGTCTGCCGCCGGCACAATCCCGGCATCCGGGTGGTCTTCGCCAGCACGCGCCAGATCTACGGCCGGCCCCGGTATCTGCCGGTGGATGAGAAGCACCCGCTCCAGCCCGTGGATGTGAACGGCATCAACAAGCTCGCGGGCGAGCAATACCACCTGCTGTACAGCGCGGTGCACGGCATCCGCAGCAGCGTCCTGCGGCTGACCAACACGATCGGCCCGCACATGCGCGTGAAGGATGCGCGGCAGACCTTTGTCGGCACGTGGATCCGCCAGGCGCTGGCGGGCGAGACCTTTGAAGTGTGGGGCGGGCAGCAGCTGCGCGATTTCACGTATGTGGATGACGCCGTTGAGGCCTTCCTGCTGGCGGCGACCCGGCCCGAAGCGGTGGGCCATGTGTTCAATCTCGGCGGCCGCGGAAAGATCAACCTGGCGGATCTCGCCGCGATGCTGGTCAAGGAGGCCGGATCGGGACGGGCCAAAGTCCGGGCTTATCCCGCTGACCGGCGCAAGATCGACATCGGGGATTTCTACGCCGACGGGTCGCTGATCGCGCGCCGCCTGGGCTGGCGCCCGCGGACCACGATCCGGCAGGCCCTGGCGCGGACGGTCGCTTACTACCGCACGGAGCTGCCGCATTACCTGTGAACACGGCCAAACCGCGCTACCTTCCCGCTGATCCCCGGGCCGGCTATCTGGCGGCCGAGGCGGAGATTGACGCGGCCATCCGGCGCGTGATGCACAGCGGCCACTACATCCTCGGGCCGGAGACGGAGGCCTTTGAGCGGGAATTCGCCGCATGGCTCGGCACGGCGGGTTGCGTCGGGGTGGCCAATGGCACCGATGCGCTCGAGCTGGCGCTGCGCGCGGCGGGCATCGGGCCCGGCGACAAGGTCGTGACCGTGGCCAACACCGTCTCGGCGACCGCGGCGGCGATCGTCGCCACCGGGGCGACCCCGCTCTACGCCGAGATTGAGCCCGGCACGATGCTGCTGGATGTCGCGGCGCTGGCCGCGTTCCTCGAGACCCGGCGCGACCCGCGGATCAAGGCGGTGGTCCCGGTGCACCTTTACGGGCAGGCGGTGGACCTGCCCCGGCTGATGGAGATCGCGGCGGCGCATCATCTCACCGTCATCGAGGACTGTGCGCAGGCGCACGGGGCGGAAGTGGCGGGGCGCAAGGCGGGGGCCTGGGGCCACCTGGCGGCGTTCAGTTTTTATCCGACCAAGAACCTCGGCGCCTTTGGCGACGGCGGTGCGGTCGTCGGGTCCGATCCGGCAGCCCTGGAGAAGGTGCGGCTCTGGCGGCAATACGGCTGGCGCCGGCGTTACGTGAGCGACCAGCCCGGCCGCAACAGCCGGCTGGACGAGTTGCAGGCGGCGATCCTGCGGGTGCGGTTGCCGCGCTTGGACGCGGAGAACGCCCAGCGCGCCGGGTTGGCTGCGCGTTATGCGGAACGGCTGCTCGAGTCCGGCCTGATCCTGCCGGTGACCGCGACCGGGCGGCGCCATGTCTGGCACCAGTATGTGGTGCGGCACCCGCGGCGGGACGAACTGAAGGCCTGGCTGGAGACCCGGGGCGTAGTGAGCGGCGTGCTGTATCCGGTGCCGCTGCACCGCCAGCCCGCCTTCCACCGGCCGGAGTTGTCGCTGCCCGCCACCGAGGCCGCCTGTGCGGAGGTGTTGTCGCTGCCGCTGCATCCGGGCCTCGGCCGGGCCGACATTGACAGCATTTGCGACATGGTGCTTGCTGCGCCTGCTTTCGCTTAGCCCGCCGGTCCCTCCTGCACACCTCAGATCCAAGGCCCACCGCGCCCGTTCCGGCGCTCAGTTTTGTGATACCGTTGTATCACAGCGAGCAGAGCATTGGCCGGTTGCTGCGGGAGATCGAGGGACTCACGGTCGAGGGCGGCCACGAGGTTGTGCTGGTGAATGATGGCAGCCGCGATGCCACGGCGAGCGTGTGCCGCGAGTTTGCGCGCACGGCGCGGATCCCCGTTACCTTCATCGAGCACGCGCGCAACTTCGGCGAGCACAACGCCGTGCTGACCGGTTACCGGCACGCGCGGGGGGCGCACGTGGTGAACATCGACGATGACGGACAGAATCCGCCGGCCGAGGCGCTGCGCCTGTGGGCCCACGCGCGGCGGGAGGGACTGGACGTGGTCTATGGGCATTACGCGAGGAAGGAGCATTCGCTCTTCCGCAACCTGGGGAGCTGGTTCACGAACCGGCTGACCGACTGGGTGCTGGACAAGCCGCGGGGCTTCTACCTGTCGAGCTTCCGGTGTGTGAGCGCGTTCGCGGCGGGTGAGGCCGCGCGCTACACCGGGCCCTTCCCCTACATCGACGGCCTGTTGCTGCAGGTGACGCAGCGGATCGGGGCAGTGACGGTGGAGCATGCGGGTCGCGCGGCGGGCGAGAGCGGGTACACGCTGCGCCGGTTGCTGCGACTGTGGGTCAGCACCTTTGTGAATTTCTCGGTGATGCCGCTGCGGCTGGCCACGTTGCTCGGGTTGCTGATGGCGCTGGCCGGGCTGGCCGGGCTGGGTGTGGTCTTTTATCTGCGCCTTACGAACCAGGGGCCGGATTACGGCTGGGGCACGCTGATGGGGGCGTTGCTGGTGTTCTCGGGCGCGCAGCTGGTGATGCTTGGGCTGATCGGTGAATACCTGGGTCGGACGTTCCTGACCGTGAACAACCGGCCGCAGGCGGTGCTGCGCTCGGTCGAGCGGAGCGGGGGCTGATCGGGACGGAAAGGTAGCCGCGGTCGAGGTCGGCGCCTCAAAGGGCCGGCGCGTTTTCCGGGCGGACGGGGTAGAGCTGCCACGCGATCTCGCGGGCGGGGCGGGCGGGGGCGCCTTCGAGCAGGTGGCGCCAGCGGGCGAATTCCACCTCGAGGAGCGCGGCGGCGGCGGCGCGGAGGCGGGCGGAGGCGGGGGCCAGGTGGCAGAGGTGCAGGAAGGCGTCGCGGGCCAGCGCGGGGTCGGCGTAATCGCGGGGATCTTCCCATGCGGCGGCAAGCCACTCGCGGCAGCCGGGACGCACGAGGTGGGGAAGGATGGAGGTGTGCCAACGGCGCAGCAGGCGCGAGGTGTTCTGCTCGTCGCGGAGTTTGCGGCCGGCGGAGGCGCTGATGTGGTGGCGCACGACGCTGTGCAGGGCCACGTGGTTGGTGTGACCGGCGGCGAGGGCGCGCAGGCAGAAGTCCACGTCCTCGCAGCCGTTGACGTAACCCTCGTCGAAGCCCCCGAGTTCGCGCCAGACGTTGGCGGGCACGGCGAGGCAGGCGCCGGTGACGGCCACGACCTCGCGGACCGCGGCGACCCCGCGGTGGGTGGCGTGGGCGGGTTTGCCCTTCGTGTTGAAGAAAATCCCCGTGTGGTCCACGGCACCGCTGGCGAAGTCCAGCTGGACGTTCCCGACCGCGCCGGCGCGGGGGAAGCGGCTGAAGACGTCGAGGATGGGGGCGAGCCAGCCGGGCAGGAGTTCCAGATCGTTGTTGAGGAAGAAGAGGAATTCGCCGGTCGCCGCGGCCGCGCCGCGGTTGCAGGTGGCGGCGAAGCCGAGGTTCTGCTCGTTGAGCACGACCCGGCAGGGCGAGCCAAGCCCGGTGAGCCAGTCGCGCGTGCCGTCGGTCGAGCCGTCGTCCACCAGGATGATCTCGTGGGCGAGATCGGCGGGCACGGTGGCGCGCAGGCTGGTCAGCATCGCCTGCGTGAGGGGCAGGCAGTTGTAGAGCGGGATGATGAACGAGACCTTCATGGGCCGGCGGGCAGGAAGCGCAGGCCGAGGAAGATCGCCGCGAGCCGGCGCGAGTCGTGATCGGTAACCAAGCCCTGAGTGTAATGGAACTGGAGGTCGTTGCTCCCGGCGCGGAGGGCGAGGGGCACGGCGAGGCGTTCCCGCTGGTTGATGCGGGTGAAGGCCAGCTGCCGCTGCCGGACGCCGTTCAGCTCCACGTCCACCGTCTGGTTTTCCGAGTACGTGAGCAGATCGGCGATCAAGGTGACGTTTTGCGCCGCGGGGGCGGTCACGGCCAAATGAGTGGCGGGGGCATAGCCCCAGTGGAAGGGGGGCAGGAAGGCCTCGGGCACGGGACCTTCGGCGGGGCCCCAGCCGGCGAGCGCGGTGAAGCCGGCGAAGGCTCCGGACTGCCCCGAAAAGTCTGGAACGGAGGTCCTCACCAATTCGCGGATGTCCAGCCCAGCCGGATCCAGATTCGTCGGTTCAGGCCGAGCCGCATCGAGCAGTCGCCCGTGGCTGGCGGCCAGCTGTTCGAGGTAGGGGAGCAGGGCGCGCGCCACTCGGGTCCAGCCTTGGGCGGTGGTGAAACGCAGGTTGCCACCGTGGTAGTAAATCGGCCGCAGGTCCAACTGATCGGCGGACAGTTTGACCGTGGCAAAAAAGAGCTCCGGATCTTCGGCGAGCAATTGGTAACCAAGCCGGTAGTGGACATCGAGCCCGGCGGCGGGGCGACCGCGGCTCGTTTTTTGCAGCTCGGCCAGAATCACGCGGAGCACCTGGTGTTCCGGCGAGCGCAGGGCCAGATGGGCCAGGTGCCAGCCTGCAGGCAAGGGCCGGGCAGGCTGGGGCACAGAGCCGCGGTAAAGAGCGTGGCTGCCTTTCCCGGCGACGAGGTCCGGATCAAGCGCGAGTTCACGCGGCAAGATGATCTTGCGGGTGACGGATGGAACGCGCCGACTGTGGCGGAGGCGAAGAATCGGGTTGGGTTCAGTGGGGTCGTCGTCCCGGGTCGGACAGTAGTCAAGCAGAGGAAGGCTTGCGGGTTGCGAGGTGCCAGCCAGAAGCAGGGCGGCTTCCAGCGCGGCCCGGCCGGGCCCGGTCAGGATCTCGTCCGCATCAAGTGGCAGGATCCAGTCGGCATCGTGGGTCCGGGCGGCAAGGCGGGTCAGGTGGTTGCTGCGGGCTTGCTGCAGATTGGCCAGGGCCTCGTCGTGGAAGAGCGTTAGCGGCAGGCCCTCTGCCTGCAGGGCACGGAGGATTTCCCGGGTGCCGTCGGTGCTGTCGTGGTCGAAGACGAGGTGGTGATCCACCCAGGCACAGGTGTGCCGGACGAAGGCCTCGATGATATCGGCTTCGTTCTTGACCACGGATACGGCCACCAGACGCATGGCGGCCAGTGTGGGTGTTCCCATGGGAAAGCAGAGCCCAAAAACGAGGGTGGGCCGTGGATCAGTGCAGGAACGGTTGCCACTGCGTGCCGCGCTTGGGTGCGACCAGCTCGGCAACGGGAGCAAGCAGTTTTTCAATCGCGACGACCTGGGGATAGAAACTCACCGAGCGGATGCTCGCCTGGAACGGACTGGTGCGACAGACGAGCCGGCGGTCCGGGTCGTCGCTGTTGCCCGTCACCTCGCCGGCGCTCAGCATGGCCGCGAGGCCGGTGGCATAGGCCGCGAAGGCGTTGTCCTCACCATGGATGTCCTCGCAGAGGTAGACGCCACCCGGCCTGACGTGGGGGAGGAGTTCCTCCAAGGTGACCCGTTGCTGGTCATAAAGGTGGCCACCGTCGTCGATCACAATGTCCAAGGCTGGGACCTCGGTGCGGAAATCCCGCCAGAAATTGCGGTCAGTCTGGTCGCCGATCATGATCTTCACACCGTCGCCCTCGTAAGCCTTGCAAGCCGGTTCGATGTCAACGCCGTGGAGGCGGGCCTGCGGGCCAAAGTAGTCACGCCACATCTCAAGGCTGCCGCCGCTGTAAACGCCGATCTCCAGCACATTCACCGGCTGCCCGCGAAAGCGGGCGAAGTGCCGTTCGTAGATTTCAAAATAGTGCTGCCACTTCCAGATTCCGCGGCCGCTCCGGCGCGCCGCGAAAAACCCCGCGAGAGCATTGCCGGTGACGGCAGGCGGGGCCGAAGTGGTCGCCGGGTGCGACCAATCCGCCGCGGTGGTAAAGGCCCGGCCGGCCACGTGGGCCACCAGGTTGCGGCTCGCGGCGGCGTGCCAGGCCGCGGTCGGAGAAGCGGAGCCGGTGCGCCCCTCCCGAAGACCGTAGCGCTCGTAATGTTCCCTGCCTGAAGCGAACCGGCCCGACTGCACCGCCGCGGCCACGTCCGGGTAGGCGGCAAGGTAGAAATTCTCGTCGAAACCGGTGACGAAACCGGCAGGCTTTCCGGAGGAGGAGAGGCTCATGGGATGGCGCGGAAGGGTGGCTTGCCGGGGCGGCGGTTTCGGAGGATTGCAGCCGGACTACAGCAGCCGCTTTAGGTATTCGCCGTAGGAGGACTTGCCGAGCTTCTTGATGTTGGCCTCGAGGCCGGCGCGGTCGATCCAGCCGTGCTTGTAGGCGATCTCCTCGATGCAGGCGATCTTGAGGCCGGTGCGGTTCTCGAGGACGTGGACGAAGGTGGCGGCCTCGACAAGCGAATCGTGGGTGCCGGTGTCGAGCCAGGCGGTGCCGCGGCCGAAGAGCTCGACGTGCAGGGTGCCCTTTTCGAGATACAGGCGGTTGAGATCGGTGATCTCGAGTTCGCCACGTTTCGAGGGCTTGAGGCTGCGGGCGAGGGTGACGACCTCCCGGTCGTAGTAGTAGAGGCCCGGGACGGCGTAGTTGGACTTGGGCTGCGCGGGTTTTTCCTCGAGGGAGAGCACGCGGCCGTCGGGCGCGAATTCCACGACGCCGTAGGCGGTGGGGTTGGCGACGTGATAGCCGAAGATGGTGGCGCCGCTGGTGCGGGCGCTGGCTTCCTTCAGGGAGGCGACGAACTCCGAACCGTAGAAGAGGTTGTCGCCGAGCACGAGGGCGCAGGGTTCGGTGCCGGTCAGGAAGCCGGTGTCGCCGGCGATGGTGAAGGCCTGGGCGAGGCCGTCGGGGCTGGGTTGCTCGGCGTAGCTGAATTTCACGCCGAGGTTGCCGCCGTCGCCGAGGAGCTTGCGGAAGAGGGGCAGGTCGGTGGGCGTGGAGATGATCAGGATCTCGCGGATGCCGGAGAGCATCAGGACCGACAGCGGATAGTAGATCATCGGCTTGTCGTAGACCGGCATGAGCTGCTTTGAGACCGCGATGGTCAGGGGGTAGAGCCGGGTGCCGGAGCCACCGGCGAGGATGATGCCTTTGCGATTCATGGGAGGGGTTTAATGCAGGCCACAGAGGACACGGAGCCGGCCACAGAGGCCACAGAGAAATTCAGGAAAGTCTGATCCGGGGCGCTGTGATCTCCGCAAGGGCTCAGTGCGCTCTGTGACAAAAAATTTCAGGCTTGGGTGCCGAGACGTTCCAATTTGTAGGAGCCGTCGAGGATGCCTTTCCACCAGGACTCGTGGTCCAGGTACCACTGGACGGTTTTCCGAAAACCGGAGGTGTGGTCCTGCTTCGGGGTCCAGCCGAGCTCGCGTTTGATCTTGGTGGCGTCGATGGCGTAGCGGAGGTCGTGGCCGGGGCGGTCGGTGACGAAGGCGATCTGGTCGGCGTATTTTTTGCCGTCGGCGCGCGGGCGGAACTCGTCGAGGAGGCCGCAGAGCAGGCGCACGAGGTCGATGTTCTGGCGCTCGTTGTTGCCGCCGATGTTGTAGGTCTGGCCGGTGCGGCCGCGGGCGACGACGGTGTGCAGGGCCTCGGCGTGGTCGCCGACGTAGAGCCAGTCACGGATGTTCTCGCCCTTGCCGTAGACGGGGATCGGGTCGCCGCGCAGGGCCTTGAGGATGACGACGGGAATGAGTTTCTCCGGGAATTGGTAGGGGCCGTAATTGTTGGAGCAGTTCGTGACGAGCACAGGCAGCCGGAAGGTGTCGGCCCAGGCGCGGGCGAGGTGGTCGGATGAGGCCTTGCTGGCGGAGTAGGGGGAGTGCGGGTCGTAGGGGGTCTCCTCGGTGAAGAGGCCGGTGGCGCCGAGGGAGCCGTACACCTCGTCGGTCGAGACGTGGAGGAAACGGAAGGCATCCTTGGCCGGGCCGGCGAGCGACTCGAAGTGGGCGCGGGCGGCCTGAAGGAGGGTGTAGGTGCCGACGACGTTGGTTTGGATGAAGGCGCCGGGACCGTCGATCGAGCGGTCGACATGGCTCTCGGCGGCGAGGTGCATCACCCAGTCAGGCCTGAATTCCACGAAGAGTTTCGTCATCGCCGCGGCGTCGCAAATATCAGCTTGGGCGAAGCGGTAGCGGGGGTTGCCCTCGAGGTCGGCGAGTGAGCGGCGGTTGCCGGCGTAGGTCAGCGCGTCTACGTTGAGCACGGTGTGTTCCGTGGTGGAGACGAGGAGACGGACGAGGTTGCTGCCGATGAAGCCGGCGCCGCCGGTGACCAAAATGTTCATAAGGTTGAAGTTTAAGCTCAGGCTTTACGCCAGGTGCGCAGGGCCTGGGTGATGGCGTCGTGGACCTCGGTCATCCGGATGCCGGTGGCGGCGAGTTTGGCGGAGGTCATGGTGCAGTTCGAGCGCGGGGTTTTGGCAGCGGTGCGCATGAACTCGGCCTCGTTGGGGAAGAACTTGAAATCCTTGGTGGCGACGCCGGACTTTTTGATCAGGTCGACGACCTCGCGGGTGGTGACCTCGCCGGGGTTGGTCACGTTGTAGGTGCCGAAGGGGACGCGTTTTTCCCAGCAGGCGAAGGTGGCGGCGACGAATTCCTCGAGTTGGGAGATCGAGTTGGCGGCCTCAAGGAGGGTGTCGTAGCGGATGAGCTTGGTGAGGTAGTTGCGGGGGTTGTCGACCTCGTTGAAGGGGATGCGCAGGCGCCAGATGTAGACATCGGGCCGGCCGGCGAGCACCTCCTCGCCGAGGGCCTTGGTGCCGGAGTAGAAGCTGCAGTTGTCGGTGCGGAAGGTGAAGTTGGGCGTATCGGTCTCGGTGAAGCCGGTGCCGTCGGGGCGGGAGCCGGTGTAGATGCAGCCGGAGGAAACGTGGCCCCAGGGGACGCCGGCGTCGGTGCAGGCCGCGGCAATGCGGCCCGGGAGCACGCCATTGCCGAAGAGGCACTCGGCCTTGTGCAGCTCGCAGGCATCGACGTTGGGCTTGCCGGTGTAGCCGGCGGCGTTGATCAGGAAGGCGGGCCGCTCACGGCGAAGGAGGGAGGTCAGGGCGGCCTGGTCGGTGTAATCGAAGTCCGCCCGGCGCAGGTTGCGGAAGGGCAGGCCCTTGCGTTGCAACAGGGTCTGATAGGCTGAGCCGACGTAACCGGAGCCACCGAGGAGGAAGATCATGGAAGGTATCTGAGTAATCGGGCCGACGGGGGCTGCAAGGCGCGTTTTGAGCCGTCAGTGGGGGGATTTCAGGTGATAAATCCGGGTCGATCCGATCTGGGCTTGGAGCGCATATCGCTCGGCAATCAGGGTCTGCAATGCCGGGAAGATTTCGTGGCCGTGGCGGGCGGCGTCGAAGACGAAGGCGCCGGGCCCGGTGGCATCGACAAACCACGCGGGCTGCCGGGCCTGCAGGTCCCGCAGGTAGCGCGAGCGGTAGAAATCCTGCATGGGTCCCGCGAAGAGTTGGAAGGCGCTGTGCGCCTCGCGGGTACCTTGGGCCAGTTGGGTCTCGACGTGGAGCCGGGGCTCCCAGCCCCAGACGGTCAGCAAATCGCCGGGCTGGGAACGGGCCTGGATGTGGCGGGCCGCCGCTGAGGCGGGGGTGGCGAGGTGCTCCGCCAGTTGTCCGGGGTGAAACGGCACGGCGAGCCAGCGGTTAACCGCCTGGGGCAGGACCGTGAGCAGCAGCAGGACGGCGAGCAGGCTTGCCGGGATCCCGCGGAAAGCGCGGCCCGTGGTGGGCGGGCTCGCCAGATGGAGGCCGGCGAGCAGGGTGAGGGGACCAACGAGCAGGTGGAGGTAATGGGCGACGCGCCGGCCGGGATAAATGACGCAGAGGTAAGCGAGCAGGACGAGGAGCCAGGCGGCGAGGAGGGCGCGGCGGCGGGTCACATCGGCGGCCTGCCAGACGGCATGGGCGCGATACAGCACGTAGGCCATGGTACCGTAGAAGAACCACGCGAAACTTTGTCCGGTCGTGAGGAACGACCAGAAATAGTTGGGCATATCGTGGAGCGGGTGGTCGCGCGAGCCGGCGTAGGCAAGGTTGCTGACCACGTAGGAATACCAGAATTGCGCCTCGAGACCGTAGACCACGAGGAACAAGCCGAGGCCCGCGCCGACGAGCAGGGCTCCACCCACGAGGCCGGCGGCGAGGCGGACCCAGCCGGCGGGGCGCGACCAGACAAGGGTGGACAGCGCGGCGAGGCCCAAGACCAGGGCGAGGGGCGTGGCCTGGAGCTTGGCCAGGGGGA is from Lacunisphaera limnophila and encodes:
- a CDS encoding glycosyltransferase, with product MIPLYHSEQSIGRLLREIEGLTVEGGHEVVLVNDGSRDATASVCREFARTARIPVTFIEHARNFGEHNAVLTGYRHARGAHVVNIDDDGQNPPAEALRLWAHARREGLDVVYGHYARKEHSLFRNLGSWFTNRLTDWVLDKPRGFYLSSFRCVSAFAAGEAARYTGPFPYIDGLLLQVTQRIGAVTVEHAGRAAGESGYTLRRLLRLWVSTFVNFSVMPLRLATLLGLLMALAGLAGLGVVFYLRLTNQGPDYGWGTLMGALLVFSGAQLVMLGLIGEYLGRTFLTVNNRPQAVLRSVERSGG
- the rfbA gene encoding glucose-1-phosphate thymidylyltransferase RfbA, with product MNRKGIILAGGSGTRLYPLTIAVSKQLMPVYDKPMIYYPLSVLMLSGIREILIISTPTDLPLFRKLLGDGGNLGVKFSYAEQPSPDGLAQAFTIAGDTGFLTGTEPCALVLGDNLFYGSEFVASLKEASARTSGATIFGYHVANPTAYGVVEFAPDGRVLSLEEKPAQPKSNYAVPGLYYYDREVVTLARSLKPSKRGELEITDLNRLYLEKGTLHVELFGRGTAWLDTGTHDSLVEAATFVHVLENRTGLKIACIEEIAYKHGWIDRAGLEANIKKLGKSSYGEYLKRLL
- the rfbB gene encoding dTDP-glucose 4,6-dehydratase; the protein is MNILVTGGAGFIGSNLVRLLVSTTEHTVLNVDALTYAGNRRSLADLEGNPRYRFAQADICDAAAMTKLFVEFRPDWVMHLAAESHVDRSIDGPGAFIQTNVVGTYTLLQAARAHFESLAGPAKDAFRFLHVSTDEVYGSLGATGLFTEETPYDPHSPYSASKASSDHLARAWADTFRLPVLVTNCSNNYGPYQFPEKLIPVVILKALRGDPIPVYGKGENIRDWLYVGDHAEALHTVVARGRTGQTYNIGGNNERQNIDLVRLLCGLLDEFRPRADGKKYADQIAFVTDRPGHDLRYAIDATKIKRELGWTPKQDHTSGFRKTVQWYLDHESWWKGILDGSYKLERLGTQA
- a CDS encoding class I SAM-dependent methyltransferase, translating into MSLSSSGKPAGFVTGFDENFYLAAYPDVAAAVQSGRFASGREHYERYGLREGRTGSASPTAAWHAAASRNLVAHVAGRAFTTAADWSHPATTSAPPAVTGNALAGFFAARRSGRGIWKWQHYFEIYERHFARFRGQPVNVLEIGVYSGGSLEMWRDYFGPQARLHGVDIEPACKAYEGDGVKIMIGDQTDRNFWRDFRTEVPALDIVIDDGGHLYDQQRVTLEELLPHVRPGGVYLCEDIHGEDNAFAAYATGLAAMLSAGEVTGNSDDPDRRLVCRTSPFQASIRSVSFYPQVVAIEKLLAPVAELVAPKRGTQWQPFLH
- a CDS encoding DegT/DnrJ/EryC1/StrS family aminotransferase; this translates as MNTAKPRYLPADPRAGYLAAEAEIDAAIRRVMHSGHYILGPETEAFEREFAAWLGTAGCVGVANGTDALELALRAAGIGPGDKVVTVANTVSATAAAIVATGATPLYAEIEPGTMLLDVAALAAFLETRRDPRIKAVVPVHLYGQAVDLPRLMEIAAAHHLTVIEDCAQAHGAEVAGRKAGAWGHLAAFSFYPTKNLGAFGDGGAVVGSDPAALEKVRLWRQYGWRRRYVSDQPGRNSRLDELQAAILRVRLPRLDAENAQRAGLAARYAERLLESGLILPVTATGRRHVWHQYVVRHPRRDELKAWLETRGVVSGVLYPVPLHRQPAFHRPELSLPATEAACAEVLSLPLHPGLGRADIDSICDMVLAAPAFA
- a CDS encoding glycosyltransferase family 2 protein, with product MGTPTLAAMRLVAVSVVKNEADIIEAFVRHTCAWVDHHLVFDHDSTDGTREILRALQAEGLPLTLFHDEALANLQQARSNHLTRLAARTHDADWILPLDADEILTGPGRAALEAALLLAGTSQPASLPLLDYCPTRDDDPTEPNPILRLRHSRRVPSVTRKIILPRELALDPDLVAGKGSHALYRGSVPQPARPLPAGWHLAHLALRSPEHQVLRVILAELQKTSRGRPAAGLDVHYRLGYQLLAEDPELFFATVKLSADQLDLRPIYYHGGNLRFTTAQGWTRVARALLPYLEQLAASHGRLLDAARPEPTNLDPAGLDIRELVRTSVPDFSGQSGAFAGFTALAGWGPAEGPVPEAFLPPFHWGYAPATHLAVTAPAAQNVTLIADLLTYSENQTVDVELNGVRQRQLAFTRINQRERLAVPLALRAGSNDLQFHYTQGLVTDHDSRRLAAIFLGLRFLPAGP
- a CDS encoding sugar nucleotide-binding protein, whose amino-acid sequence is MIFLLGGSGYVGSAYQTLLQRKGLPFRNLRRADFDYTDQAALTSLLRRERPAFLINAAGYTGKPNVDACELHKAECLFGNGVLPGRIAAACTDAGVPWGHVSSGCIYTGSRPDGTGFTETDTPNFTFRTDNCSFYSGTKALGEEVLAGRPDVYIWRLRIPFNEVDNPRNYLTKLIRYDTLLEAANSISQLEEFVAATFACWEKRVPFGTYNVTNPGEVTTREVVDLIKKSGVATKDFKFFPNEAEFMRTAAKTPRSNCTMTSAKLAATGIRMTEVHDAITQALRTWRKA
- a CDS encoding NAD-dependent epimerase/dehydratase family protein; its protein translation is MNPTPAFRRAFRGRRVVITGGLGFIGSNLAARLVGLGAKVTLIDSLIPEYGGNLRNIAAIRRQVTVNISDVRNNHALPHLLRGQDFLFNLAGQTSHLDSMTEPDTDLEINCRAQLALLEVCRRHNPGIRVVFASTRQIYGRPRYLPVDEKHPLQPVDVNGINKLAGEQYHLLYSAVHGIRSSVLRLTNTIGPHMRVKDARQTFVGTWIRQALAGETFEVWGGQQLRDFTYVDDAVEAFLLAATRPEAVGHVFNLGGRGKINLADLAAMLVKEAGSGRAKVRAYPADRRKIDIGDFYADGSLIARRLGWRPRTTIRQALARTVAYYRTELPHYL
- a CDS encoding glycosyltransferase family 2 protein, with translation MKVSFIIPLYNCLPLTQAMLTSLRATVPADLAHEIILVDDGSTDGTRDWLTGLGSPCRVVLNEQNLGFAATCNRGAAAATGEFLFFLNNDLELLPGWLAPILDVFSRFPRAGAVGNVQLDFASGAVDHTGIFFNTKGKPAHATHRGVAAVREVVAVTGACLAVPANVWRELGGFDEGYVNGCEDVDFCLRALAAGHTNHVALHSVVRHHISASAGRKLRDEQNTSRLLRRWHTSILPHLVRPGCREWLAAAWEDPRDYADPALARDAFLHLCHLAPASARLRAAAAALLEVEFARWRHLLEGAPARPAREIAWQLYPVRPENAPAL